Proteins from a genomic interval of Nerophis lumbriciformis linkage group LG01, RoL_Nlum_v2.1, whole genome shotgun sequence:
- the LOC133613923 gene encoding uncharacterized protein isoform X1 yields MMDVTRFLRSQKVKLIEILSADADFVVQHADSRSLLSPAGYEQVQSCRVSSEKVVQLLDHVIKRGPVSARGLLELLKEPPLQETFPMLDCLKNQQVDSLACDTQRKRKLVPDVKHETITHIKMCKNEDSPIVSERQLMIVACGMGLSWREIGRLALEIPTVKLEQIEEDHSILKERAFAMLNYWRICQRKKATAAYLHSLLSQNDWALPPERIDFLLETN; encoded by the exons ATGATGGATGTTACCCGGTTTCTCCGAAGCCAAAAGGTCAAGCTGATAGAAATTCTCAGCGCGGATGCTGACTTTGTTGTGCAGCACGCAGACTCTCGTTCTCTGCTGTCTCCCGCCGGATACGAGCAGGTGCaatcatgcagagtttcaagtgaGAAAGTGGTGCAGCTCCTTGATCACGTCATCAAGAGAGGGCCTGTGTCAGCACGGGGTCTGCTGGAGTTACTGAAGGAGCCACCGCTGCAAGAAACTTTCCCGATGCTGGACTGTTTGAAGAATCAGCAAGTTGACTCATTGGCGTGCG ATACCCAGAGAAAAAGAAAGTTAGTTCCTGATGTTAAACATGAGACTATTACACACATTAAAATGTGCAAGAACG AAGATTCTCCCATCGTGTCGGAAAGGCAGCTGATGATCGTCGCATGCGGCATGGGACTATCTTGGAGAGAAATCGGCAGGCTGGCTTTGGAAATCCCCACGGTGAAGCTGGAGCAGATCGAAGAGGACCATTCCATCCTTAAGGAGCGCGCGTTTGCAATGCTCAACTATTGGAGGATATGCCAGAGGAAAAAGGCCACTGCCGCTTACCTGCACTCACTGCTTAGTCAAAACGACTGGGCACTGCCTCCTGAGAGAATTGACTTTCTGTTAGAGACCAActga
- the LOC133613923 gene encoding uncharacterized protein isoform X2, giving the protein MMDVTRFLRSQKVKLIEILSADADFVVQHADSRSLLSPAGYEQVQSCRVSSEKVVQLLDHVIKRGPVSARGLLELLKEPPLQETFPMLDCLKNQQVDSLACDTQRKRKLVPDVKHETITHIKMCKNDSPIVSERQLMIVACGMGLSWREIGRLALEIPTVKLEQIEEDHSILKERAFAMLNYWRICQRKKATAAYLHSLLSQNDWALPPERIDFLLETN; this is encoded by the exons ATGATGGATGTTACCCGGTTTCTCCGAAGCCAAAAGGTCAAGCTGATAGAAATTCTCAGCGCGGATGCTGACTTTGTTGTGCAGCACGCAGACTCTCGTTCTCTGCTGTCTCCCGCCGGATACGAGCAGGTGCaatcatgcagagtttcaagtgaGAAAGTGGTGCAGCTCCTTGATCACGTCATCAAGAGAGGGCCTGTGTCAGCACGGGGTCTGCTGGAGTTACTGAAGGAGCCACCGCTGCAAGAAACTTTCCCGATGCTGGACTGTTTGAAGAATCAGCAAGTTGACTCATTGGCGTGCG ATACCCAGAGAAAAAGAAAGTTAGTTCCTGATGTTAAACATGAGACTATTACACACATTAAAATGTGCAAGAACG ATTCTCCCATCGTGTCGGAAAGGCAGCTGATGATCGTCGCATGCGGCATGGGACTATCTTGGAGAGAAATCGGCAGGCTGGCTTTGGAAATCCCCACGGTGAAGCTGGAGCAGATCGAAGAGGACCATTCCATCCTTAAGGAGCGCGCGTTTGCAATGCTCAACTATTGGAGGATATGCCAGAGGAAAAAGGCCACTGCCGCTTACCTGCACTCACTGCTTAGTCAAAACGACTGGGCACTGCCTCCTGAGAGAATTGACTTTCTGTTAGAGACCAActga